In Nymphaea colorata isolate Beijing-Zhang1983 chromosome 10, ASM883128v2, whole genome shotgun sequence, the genomic stretch AATGTTGGGTAGATATAAAATCCAGAagacatataaaaaaaaaaaattaactgaCTCTAACCGTCCGATATATATCGAAATCGGGGGTGACGGAGGTGCGCCTGAGCCCTTGTGGTGGTACCAAATGGTAGCGTAATGCAACGTCGAGGGTTCGAAATCTGATATATGAAGAGGACCTCCTTTTAGACATGTTCACTATCTCTCTCCTCACGAAGCCCCCAACCGCCTCCCGCTCTCCACTCGCTACCCCTCACACCCGCTCTCGGCCGCCTCTCCCCTGATCTCAGGGCTACTGGAAGCCCTGTCCGGCCACCTCCCTCGACGCTCTCCTCTTGCTCGCACCGgtacccctctctctctctccctctctctcgctctcgcgtTTTGCTTTGGCTCCACGGCCGATGCATTTGGCGAGGTTTCCCTTTCAATCGGCCCCATGGCCGACTGCTTCTATGTATGTggtttttttgcctttttgctTATGGAGCTGCCGGAGGGCAGCCCGTTTCCTCCACGAAGGGGCTGCCGGAGCAGCCCCGGTTTCAGTCGGCCCCATGGCCGACtgcttttgttcattttttttacttattttgttTAAGTAGCTGCCGGAAGCCagcccctttttctctctctacacgaGGGTCCCAACTCTCTTGAGAGTTGACTGTTCGGCAAAACTTGGTGACTTGCAGACAcagcaagaaaaaggagagcTCAATCATGGTTCACCTCGCAAATAAACACTGAAAGAGTGGGTGAGGCATTTCATCGAATGCACTTCGGCTTTTACGATGGCTTCTTGATACCTCTTACTAAGGGGATTGATTTGTGCTTGTCTAATGACATCTATGAATCATGCTGGATTTATTTTCACAGAAAGCCCGATGAGAGTTTGTAGGACGAGTCTCTATTATGTTTGTGTCCTATTGTGGTTggtatgaaatgaatgatggTCTTATGTGGAAAACAATTGATGGAGGAGCTGTGGGATTAATTATGTGTTGTGGGAGTATCAAGCCCTTGAAGTGATTCAGGAACAGATTCTACTTCACAGGCAGTTTAGTCATTTGATCTGTTCCAGAAGGGCTAGAGGAAGTAAGAGaaaataattatatacattGTGGTTGAAAGCAGCCTTGTAGCATGGTTACCTGAAGGAAATACTACTGTCAATTTAAAGATCCTTGTTGATCATTCTTGCTCAAGAACATAAGGCGAAATGGAAACACGAGAAGGATAGAAGTGAATAAGTGGTAGCCGAAGTGGTCTGGTAGAATGTCTAGCAGTAAAGGAACATATGGTAAGAAGTCCATTGCTGATCTTACTTCTATAAGGACCCATGGTGATTCGAGAGATTACATGCCATGTACTACAGTTGGACTCAAGAAAACAGAATTAATTGTATTTGTTTTTATGTGACATATATCATTTTAACATCTCCGGTGATAAATTTAGAATTCTTACAGGTCACACCATTCTCCTTGAAGCATCAATTTTAGCATATCTTAGCagcttcataatttttttttctcgttaaAGCATAGAAGTGATAGCAGGTATCTAATGTTTTGTGATTGGTACTTGAGCGTGTGAGCATCCTTCTGAGTCTAATGGGTTAGAAAAATGTTCCGTTGAACCTTGagctctttttttctttttgtaatgaTACTTCTCGGACTGCCTTAAgctatattttgaattttactaatttttgctaaaattaaatttttgtcCCATATCATTTAGGAATATGCATTGTTTGTATTCACATTTTAATGTGCCAATGTCTTGCACTCGTTTACTTGGTGCAGGATAggggattttaaatccatgagGACTCTGATTTGGAAGTGTCAGCATTGGGATAGTGTTTGGATGAGCAAGCATTTGGTTTTTTTGGTGAAGAACCCATTGACCAAGGATTCAGTTGCTCGGGTTGTGGAGATCGTGAATTCGGCCAGTGGTGGTTGCTGTAAGTCAGGCATCCACAGCTTGATCAGCTATCTCTCAAGGGCTAGTTTGTTTGACTTGGCTGTCCTCGTCATGGAAAAGACGGCTAAAAGGACCTCTTACTACAATCTGTTGATAGGCGCAAAGTGTCGAAATGGCAGTTTTGAAGATGCGAGGCATCTTCTTGATGAGATGAAAGGAATGGGGTGTGATCCAAATGTCAAATCGTATAATTTTCTGCTGGGAAGTCTATGCAAGAGTGGGAAGATTGCTGAAGCTTGTGAACTCATTGAGATAATGGAGCATTCAGGATATCAACCAGATGAGATTACAtatgaaataattgcttatcaTGCTTGTAGAATCGGGAGGATGGATTTTGCGACTGAGTTCCTGGACAGAATGCTGCTCGAAGGGCTAAGCCCTCGATTCACTACTTATGCTGCATTTGTGAAAGGATACTTCTACTCTGGTCAGGTTCATGGTGCTCATAGATTTGTGGCTGAGATGTGTTACAAGGATAAATCTTCGGCGAATATGAACTATAGTCTGCTTGCTAGTCTGTTTCAGAAATCAGGAAAATTTGTGGATGGATACTCGATTCTGGTGGAGATGATGGAGAAAGGACTGAAGCCAAATTTCCCTGTATTTGTGAAGTTGGTGAAGAATCTGCATCATTCTGGAAGAAGGGATATGGCCAAGGATTTAAAAGTGAGATTTTCTAAATTTGCTGGGGTTGTGTGTAAAACGAGTGGTGGGTGAAGTTACTCTTCAGCAGGTGAAAAGTTCAGTGAACGTTAGCAAATTTTTGATCTGCTTATGCTGCTTCAAGAATGACAAGGATGCCAATGCTGATAGTCTTTTAGGCGAGGAAAAAAGGCGAAAATCCTTGTCGGCAGTTTGACTACTATGCCCAGCATGCTACAGAGTACAAGAAAAGGGCACATCTGCAAATGCTTTGAGTCATTGACAGAGCATCTGACAGGTAGGAATTGATTTAAAGATGTGTcagatttgttgttttgctttcttttgtttcttaggATAAATTCTTCTGTTCCAGGTCCAATACCAATGACCATGTGTGCAGAAATATTTGCTCCTCGAGGATGCACTGGCACATATTATTTGCGCATCATTGATACACGTGGTGCAACCAATGGACATTGGAAATACACAATCACCCACCTAAAATTATGCAAGCCAGTTGATTCTGGTCCTATTTTCATTGGCCACCTTAACCATAAGGGGCATgtgagaaaacagaaaaacaggTGGGAGGATCTGATAGCTCCAACAAGTCTGCTAGTTTCTACTCATTTTTACTTCTTAATAGCAGTGTGTGATGAATCAGTTCTCTCTTGTATCTTTGTGCACTAGAACCACTAACTTCGTTGAGTGGCTGCCTTAGATTGTGAGATGTTTGGAGGGGGGAGTGATGGAACATTGGATCTTTATGCAAGGAATTTGTCTTGTTGATGAAGACAAAGAAGTGCTTTTTCTGGCCTATGTCCAACATGAGATTGCTGTCTCAGATTATAGGTACTGCATGTCTTTGGATAGGGCATCTAAATGTTTGGTTTCTATGAACTGATTGATAAACTTTGTATTTTTTCAGAAGTGAAATTACTGGAATTACAGAAGCTGATTTTGCCAATGCACTGCCACTGAGTCAAGTAAGAAATATTATTCGAAATATCTTATATAATGGAGAATCAATAGGCAGGGTCCACCTAAATGATGGCAGTGCGAGTGCTCTTGTTGGGCGTGTTAGATGACCTTACTTGTCCTGAGATGCACTATCCTGTCCATTTGATCATTGTTGGTTTCTAATTTTGCTTTTAATGTTCTCCACAATTGtaattttcagatttatataATGGCCTTAGGGCTCGTCAGAACGTTTTTATTATCCCATCTTGAAGATTGATTTTCATGTACTGGGTTGATTTTTTTTGGCTGCTGATTTAGTATATCAAACCATATCTTCATATGGTCATATCTGAAAATGGTATCTGTTCAGATCATTTAGTGCAATCTTATATCAACTGTACATGCATTACAAAcattcatatgtgtgtgtgtgtgtgtgtgtgcacggaGAGGGAGGGAAGGGGAGTTTAAGAGGTAGTTTTTAATCTATGTTCGGAGTGCACAACTAGCTtctactaccaaaattttgacccttttttttttatgttggttGCATTTTCCGAGGCAGGTTCAAGTTACATTGCATAATTTGAGACTCTGGTTTCGTAGCTGATCACCACTAATGCACAACATTGTTCACTAAATATAAGCTTGACATTCTCCTTCTACTACAGAAACACTTCAGAAGATCTTATATTGATGTGAAGGAACCATATCGTCACTCGTCAAGTATCATATTCAAGATTACTTGGGTAAATTGCATTTGGACATTGGATAATTAAGATAGAGATCAGACATGATATTGTACTGGAGAAAATCTCTATATATTAGTAAAGATGGATGTACAGAAAATATCCTTGATTTGGCAGAAGGCCAATTGTGCTGTGAAATTTCGCCCAACGTAGCAGAAACACGGATACTTTTTACATAGACCTATAAAATAActgttttctctttctgtctGACCCACCACAAAAATGCTAGTGCAGCGGTTTGTTTTATTAAGTTTGACTAACTGTAATTTCATGTTGAGTAGCTGCACTTTCCTACTTGTGgaaaagtacacataatgaacCAAATCCCTCATCAAAAGATTGGGGCAGACTCACAGACTGCATTTCGGTTCTGCATTTTTGTATTGCATGGATATATCCCAATGTTTAGAGTGTTCCTTTGGCCAAACATGTTTTGAAATTACAAGGATAACTTTGCTACATGTATGGCAACAAGGCTGTGGGAAAAACACGTTTGGACGCTGAGCGAATTCTATAGGCAGGACAATAAAGAGCAGGATCGCCTGTGGGAGAAACACAGCACGACACTGGAGATAAGAAACCAGGAGCGAATTCTACACGGCAAAACAATAAAGAGCAGAATCATAATGAGATTGAAAGGAGATACAGCTGAAATTAACCAGAAAGAGATTTCGTAAGCCCACATTGAAATATTCCGGCCTGTACCTTCTAAAATGCCGGTAGGAATGGGAAGAACTACTGTTAACAATGCGGCAAAATCTGGCTGCAAGGAGGGCTTTGTTGATTTGGGCTAAGGGGTCGTAAGCTACATCCTCTTCCTTTCATTATGCGTTTTGAGCTTCTCCGTTACCTCTTCCTCATAATCAACCACGAACATTTTTCTAGAGTTGGAAGGTATTATAGCttgagaaaaagttaaaaaaaattgtgattcGGTTGGCAAATGGGAACCTAAGTGCAAATTAGTGACCCAACTCAGATTCGTTTTAGTAATGAAACTCTGCAGAATGTCCAACTAAAATGCAACCTACTGAAGATTTTTAAACGATGAAATTGCAATTACATCACAAAGTATCCAGAAATGAAGAAACATAAATGAAAGATATTGGGACGGATTCACGAGCCTGTAGATAGATGACCAGCGGTCCACTGCTCACTTATTGAGCACGAAAATCAAACAAACACAACAAGTTTGGCTTGGAAACCGAAAGCTATTTGGTGATCATTAAAAGCCAACATCCTTGCTCTCGAGGAAGTTGTGGCCGGAAGGTCCACCGGGAGGGAGGAGAGCAACGCGCACCAAATAGGCGGCGCCTTCGGCCGGAGAGATATCGCCGATGCCAAAGTTCATATCAGTCATCACGTAGCCAGGGTGCACGCTGTTGACGCAAGCTTTGTCATGCAATTGAAGGGCCAAGAGCCTCGTGTATGCATTCAACGAAATCTTGGAGATGGAGTAAGTGGGAAGGTTACTGGGCCACCTGTCCATCCCCTTCTCAGACTTCACATCTTCAAGAAACATGTCCAACACCTGATCGATCTTTTCCTCTGTTAAGTTCACCGTATGGCACAGTTGCTTCCTTAACTCTTCATCCCTTAGAGGCTGCGACACCAACATCGTTGATCTATTCACAAACCTCATTCCCAagtaattttttacattttagaATGTGTAACTTTCATTTTAAGAAAGCTAGGATAGAATTGtctatatatatagtgattggtagaaaccagatAGGTCAGAGACAAAATCCAGACCCTTTAAATATgacatttaaaatgttttttcttgaaatctaaccttactAATATGAAGTATTAGTAAAAGTTAATATTCAAGAATGGGAGTCTTACCCACAGTAGCCCATATCTGGATGAGACGTTGACAATCCTTGGCTTGTGAGAAGAGGGGCGCAGGAGAGGGAGCAAAGCCTTGGTCAACCTCTTGGTTCCATAGAAGTTGGTCTCCAGGCAGCCCCTAGCCGACTTGTATCTGTCTGAGGTCCCGTTCGCCCATACAAGATGTCCCTGTGCAAAATCGTTTTCGCAAGGTTAATGGAGAAggataattaaaattttaactgttttttttttttgtttttgtggtgaCTTGAGTGTTCTGAGATCTATCAACTCTTCAGCACCCTAATCACCTGTTCTATAAGTGCTCATTTATTAAATTGTATCTATGTTTTCTAGTGGGTCGGCTAATGAACAGTACATGACTCGACATACTCAACTCGAATCCATCTCGTTTGAGTAAACAAGTTCACACTCCGGTTCGAACTCATCTTGTCTGAGGAAGTTGAACAGAAACGCTAGACTGTGGCACGATTAGTTGAAATTCTTT encodes the following:
- the LOC116261879 gene encoding pentatricopeptide repeat-containing protein At1g09900-like; translation: MRTLIWKCQHWDSVWMSKHLVFLVKNPLTKDSVARVVEIVNSASGGCCKSGIHSLISYLSRASLFDLAVLVMEKTAKRTSYYNLLIGAKCRNGSFEDARHLLDEMKGMGCDPNVKSYNFLLGSLCKSGKIAEACELIEIMEHSGYQPDEITYEIIAYHACRIGRMDFATEFLDRMLLEGLSPRFTTYAAFVKGYFYSGQVHGAHRFVAEMCYKDKSSANMNYSLLASLFQKSGKFVDGYSILVEMMEKGLKPNFPVFVKLVKNLHHSGRRDMAKDLKVRFSKFAGVVCKTSGG
- the LOC116261846 gene encoding short-chain dehydrogenase/reductase 2b-like; the encoded protein is MAEDGAEWWSEETVAVVTGASRGIGLEVCRQLADKGLTVVMTARKPQERLSEPAQLFLQEAAEAGKKKIIFHTLDITQQQSVMDFVDWLKQHVGFVDILVNNAGVNNSAIDWGAVESDDNDKRAVMGHLVWANGTSDRYKSARGCLETNFYGTKRLTKALLPLLRPSSHKPRIVNVSSRYGLLWPLRDEELRKQLCHTVNLTEEKIDQVLDMFLEDVKSEKGMDRWPSNLPTYSISKISLNAYTRLLALQLHDKACVNSVHPGYVMTDMNFGIGDISPAEGAAYLVRVALLPPGGPSGHNFLESKDVGF